The DNA sequence AGTATCTTACTGTCGATTAAACTAATACTTTTATTATCTAATAATTTTATTGATTCTAAAGATTTTTCATATTCTCTTAGTGTTTTAGCTGTCTTAATTCCAAAATTTTCATATAAATTTTCAGATTCAAAAGAAAAATTATTTAATGAATCTAAAGTATCATTAATAAGCATTTCAATTTCTCTTAAATCAGAGGGAAGTAAACTTTTAGGACTACACTTACTCCAAGGATTATTTTTAGATATAGTACCATGAAGTTCAGCTAGATTTTCAAGATCTATAATCATATCATCTAAATCTTTAAGAGTATAATTTTCTGGTGATTTAAACCTTACTAATGGTAAAATTGTACTTATTTTTGATTCATTTACATCTGATCCTTTACCTTTTTTAGAGAAATGATCTTCAGCATACTCTTTCATTCCATATAAATCAAATGGAGACATTTGAACATTGTATACTGGTTGATGAATGATTTCTGCATATTCATCTAGTTGATGACGTAATTTTTCTAATTTCCTAAGTATTTGGTTTATGTTAATATCATCAATAGCTCTAACATTCAATGCTTTTTGTAGCTCTTTTAATAGCTTTTTTCTCTTAGTTTTATGACTATGTAACTCAAGAACAAATTTACCAAGACCAACATTATCAAGTCGATTTTTAACAACTTCTAATGCAGCCATTTTTTCACTTACAAATAGGACACTTTTTCCTGATGCTAAAAGCTCAGCTATAACATTAACAATAGTTTGCGATTTACCAGTTCCAGGCGGTCCTTCAACAACAAGATTTCTCCCAGCTTTAACATCTTCTATTACAGCTATTTGAGATGAATCAGCATCAAGTACTTGATACATATCTTTATAAAGTAATTCTTTATCAACATCTTCTTCATTAAATGATTGATCATGATTATTTTTTTTTGGATTAAATATAGATTCAATGAGCTCATGTTTTGTTAAATCTACATTTTCTTCCCAGCTTTCAGGGTTTAAATCATTGTACATTACAAATTTTGTAAAAGAAAAAAATCCTAGAGATATATGTTTTGTAACTTTCCAATTTTTCATTTTAGTTACAGCATTTTTAATATCTCTTAAATAATGTTCAACACCTTCAATATAAGAAGTTATTTTAAATTCTGGAAGTTCAATTCCTTCTTCTGCTAATTTAGCTTGCAGTGAAATGTTTGATTGTATATCTTCTTCATTCCAATATATAGAAAATGATTTACCCACTTTTTTTCTTTCAATTGATACAGGTATTAATATTAATGGAGCTGCATGTACCTCATTAGGCTTTATAGTATCTCTCCATTCTAAAAAACCAATAGCTAAATACAAAATATTATATCCTTGTTCTTGAAACATTGTATTAGCTTGCTGATTAATATAAAAAAGCCTTTTTTGAAGTTCCTTTGGAGTGAGATCAGCTTTTAAAGATTTATCTCCTTCAGAAAAAATACTTAAATCAATAGGTGGATGTTCCCAAAGTGCAGAAAACCTTGATTTTTTTTGGTTATTTTCACCATCTTTTGAACTTGATTTTCGTTCCTTTTTGTTTGGAACAAACTGCATTTTCTTTTTTTGTAAAATAAGTGTCTGATAAACAGACATAGGTGATTGATTAACTACTTCAATAGTTTTAGACCTAGGTTTATAGTTTAACAATTGATTTCTTAGAGTTAAATCAAGTAAATTATTCCTAAGGTTTTCAAACTCCTTTTTTATATTATTAGAAGATTTTTTTCCCATTTATATCACTAATATTAAAAATTAGGTTTTTAGCAGTCAATTATAAATACAATATATATTTATTCTTATAATTGTTAATAAAGTTTTCCAATATCTTTAAATTTAGCTCTAAAATTAGTTTAATTTATAAAATGGATTAAATTATTGATTATGATTTAAATATTAAATATAAAATATTAAATAATATAAATTAATGAATAGTTAGATTTAATTAATGTTTATTAATTAATACTTATTAATTAATAGTTATTTAATTAACAAATTCTTTAATCAATGATTTTAATTAATAACTTATATAATTAATAATTTTAATAAGTTATTTAATTAATAAATTCTATTTAATTAAGAGATTTGGCTATTTTACAGTATTTTGAAAAATGTTCAAATTTGAATATTATAAAAGGAAATATTTAAATTATATTAGAACTAATATAATTAATGTATAATATTGTTCATTTAATTCAATGAAATATATTAATAATATTAATATTTAATAACATTATATTTTAATAATATATTTTAATATTTATCAATATATTTAATACAAATATATTTTAATAGTTATATTTTAATGGTAATATTAGTATAATATTATATTTTTTATTTAATTATCTTTTTATTAATAAATATTTTATTATGTAATTTACTTTAATTAAATAAGGATGCAAATTAAATATTATAAATATTATAGTATTTATATATAATTATTATATACTTAAGTTAGTATATACTCAATATAATAATTTAAATTATTTATGAATTATTATATATTTAAATATTTAAAATTAGCATATATTTGCTTAAGATATTATTAGGGTTCTTTTTTTTATGGAGGAGAAGGTGATATGATGGATAATAATGTAAAAACTGCTATGGTTGGAACTCCTTGTCAAATATTAGCTGCTACTAAAATTAATGAGTATTCAGATAAAACTGGAGGATCATCTATTGATGTCAAAATAGGATTATTTTGTATGGAAAACTTTTCATATACTTATTTAAAAGAATTTTTAATAGATAAAAAAATTGATATTAATGATGTTAAAGGTTTTAGAATTGAAGAAAATAAATTTAAGGTAATTTTAAACAATAATGATGTGTTTATGGTTCCTTTATCTGAAACTGATTCTTTTAAAAGAAAAAATTGTGATATCTGTCTTGATTATACTTCCGATATATCTGATATTTCTATAGGTTCTCTTGGATCTCCTAAAGGATGGTCTACTGTGATTATTAGGACTGAAAAAGGAAAAGAAATAGTTAAAAATGCAGAAAAAGAGAATTATTTTGAAACTAAAGAAATATCAGAAAAAGGAAAACAATTACTTGAAAGAATTGCTAATCAAAAAATACAGAAAAATCTTGAAAATATAAATTTGAGAGAAGAAGTTTCAAGGCCTGTTATTTATAGGCGAAAAATTAGTGATGATGAAATTGAAGAAATATCTTCAGAATGTCAATTTGAGAATTTAGAGTCTGATGTTATATCTGAAGGTGCATGTGTACTCTGTGGAGCTTGCGAATATGTTTGTCCAATAGATATAGTTAAAATTGATGATCGAAAACCTCAAAAATTTGGTGAATGTAAAGAAGACTGCCATGCTTGTTATTATGCTTGTCCTAGAACATTCCTTAGTAAAAACATTTTAGGATATGATTTCGAGGAAAAACCTTTAGGAGATTATTTGGATATTGTTTCTGTAAGATCTAGTAAGATTAAAGGTCAAGATGGGGGAGCTGTAACTTCAATATTAATGTATTTACTTGAAAAAGGATTAGTTGATAATGTATCTATTGTAGGTGAAGATGAAGATATTTCATGGAAACCAGTTTCAAGATTAACTAATGATGTTGAAGAAGTTAAAAAAGCAGCTGGAACTAAATATAGTACTGTTCCTATAGGATTTAAAGCTTTAGAAAAATAAGAAGTAATAAAAGTTTGAAAATATCTTTTTTTCTTTACTTTTTTAAAATAATTTCAATTTATAACATTAAAAATGATGTTGAAACATAAGTGAAACTAAACTATATTGAAACATAATAATATAACAGTTAAAATAAAAATTCTATAATAATAGATAGAGTAATAATTAATATTATTAAAATTAAAAAATGAATTCTGCTTTTTAATTATTATATTTATTTAAATTTTTAATACTATCTGTTACTATTATATAATATAGTATAATAAAAATTAGTTATATATTAATAAAATAATTATATTAATAAAAAAAGCTCATAAATGAATTTAAAGTATTAAATTCATTATAAACTATCAATCGCTTTAACAAGTAAATTGATTGTATTTTCAACATCTTCCATACTTGCGATGCTTACAGTCGTATGTATATATCTTGTTGGGACTGAAACTACTCCTGTTGGGATTCCATCTCTAGTTAAATGAATAGCAGATGCATCAGTAGTTCCACCTTCACTTACCTCAAGTTGATATTTAATATCAGCTTCTTTGGATGAAGATATTAACAAGTTTTTAATTTTTTCAGGAGTTATAATACCTCTTCCACTTGCATCAGCTAATATTATTGCAGGACCCTCCCCAATCTTTGCTGGAGAATTATCTTCTTTAATTCCTGGATGATCTCCTGCTATAGTAACATCTAAAGCAAAAGCCATATCAGGGTCTATTTTAAATGATGATGTTTTAGCACCTTTTAAACCAACTTCCTCTTGAACAGTTCCAACACCGAATACCGTTGCTTTAGTATTAACTCTTTTGATTGTTTCAATCATTATATAGCAACCAATACGATTATCAAGAGCTTTACCCATGATTAAATTATTGGGAAATTCTTCAAATTCAGATTTAAAACTTATAGGATCTCCAACACTCACTAATTCTTCAGCTTCTTCTTTTGAAAATGCACCAATATCTATAAACATTGAATCATATTCAATAATTTTTTTCCTCTCAGCAGCTTTCATTACATGAGGTGGCTTTGATCCAATAACACCAGTGATATCTCCATTTTTACTATGAATTGTCACAGTCTGATTTAATAACATTTGATCATTAATTCCTCCAATTTTTGTAAAGCGAAGAAATCCTTTTTTATCAATATGACGAATCATTAACCCTATTTCATCCATATGTGAAGCTAACATTACTTTTAGTCCTTTCTTTTCACCTTTTTTAATAGCTATAACATTACCCATTAAGTCTTCTTCAAGTTCATCAACATGATTTTCAAGCTCTTCTTTAATAATTTCAACGATTTTTCCTTCAAAACCAGAAATTCCTGGAGTTATTGATAATTTTTCCATTAAATTCATTTTTTCACCTAAAAAATAATAAATATTAATAATAAATGTTAATAATTCTCAAATAAATTAAATTTGATTATATAAACTTATATAAATTATTACATAAATAATTTATTAAAAAAATAAATAAAATATATAAATTAAAATAAAAATTAAAATACAAATTAAAGTATAAATTAATATCAACAGTTTTAATACTTTGTATAAAAATAATGCTTAAAATATTTATATACAATAACTTTATAAACTTTGTAATATTATCTAAATTATATATGATACCTAAAAGTCATCCTAGATATGAATCACTTATTCAAAGAGAAAAAATAAAAGATGCTTATAAAGAAGGATATTTAGCTGATTCTGGAATGATTGCTCATGGTAGAGGTGAAGCATTTGATTATCTTATTGGAGAAAAAACAACCCTATCATCTGAAAAAGCAATTAAAGCAAGTGTAGCAACCCTTCTTTTAGCAAAAAATCCAGTTATATCAGTAAATGGTAATAGTACTGCATTAGCTGCAAAAGAAATAGTAAATTTAGCTAATGAAACAAATTCTAAAATCGAGATTAATTTATTTTATAGAACTGAAGAACGTGTTCATATAATTTCAAATATATATCGAAATTTAGGGTATGAAAATATATTGGGTGATGATAGTGAAAACTTAAAATATATTAATAACATTGATTCTCCTAGAGCTACAGCTTCTGAAGAAGGAATTTACTCTGCAGATCTTGTTTTAGTTTCTCTGGAAGATGGTGATAGGGCTGAAGTTCTTGTTAATAATGGTAAAAAAGTTATAGCTATTGATTTAAATCCTTTATCAAGAACTGCTAAAGCAGTTGATATTACTATTGTTGATAATATTGTAAGAGCTATTCCTTTAATGATTAAATATGCAAAACAATTAAAATCTAAAGATAAAAGTTATTTAAAAAAAATAGTAAATGATTTTTCCAATGCAGAAAACTTAAAAGAATCTTTAGATCTTATTGAAATAGCTAAAATTGAAGAATAATAGCTAAAATTAATAATAAAACTAAAAAATAAATAATTATTATAAAGATAATATAATTAATATATAATAACAGATTTAATAAGATAATTTAAATCAAATTAATATAAATAAATTAAATAAGTTAGTTAAATAAATTAAATAACATAGTTAAATAAAATAATTAAATAGCTAATAATAAATAATATTTAATATAAACATGTGTATAAAATATAATGATTCTAAAATAATATTTTAAGTGAATTCTATGAAAGTTGTGGGTATTTCGGGATTACCAGGTTCTGGGAAAAGTTTAGTCTCTAAAATTGCAAAAGAAAAGAATATTATTGTAATTAATATGGGAGATTTAGTTAGAAAAGAAGCTAAAAAGAGAAATGCTGATGTTGGGGAAACTTCAATAAAATTAAGAGAAGAATTTGGAGAATATGTTTTAGCTAAACT is a window from the Methanobrevibacter arboriphilus JCM 13429 = DSM 1125 genome containing:
- a CDS encoding Coenzyme F420 hydrogenase/dehydrogenase, beta subunit C-terminal domain, with amino-acid sequence MMDNNVKTAMVGTPCQILAATKINEYSDKTGGSSIDVKIGLFCMENFSYTYLKEFLIDKKIDINDVKGFRIEENKFKVILNNNDVFMVPLSETDSFKRKNCDICLDYTSDISDISIGSLGSPKGWSTVIIRTEKGKEIVKNAEKENYFETKEISEKGKQLLERIANQKIQKNLENINLREEVSRPVIYRRKISDDEIEEISSECQFENLESDVISEGACVLCGACEYVCPIDIVKIDDRKPQKFGECKEDCHACYYACPRTFLSKNILGYDFEEKPLGDYLDIVSVRSSKIKGQDGGAVTSILMYLLEKGLVDNVSIVGEDEDISWKPVSRLTNDVEEVKKAAGTKYSTVPIGFKALEK
- a CDS encoding M42 family metallopeptidase, whose protein sequence is MNLMEKLSITPGISGFEGKIVEIIKEELENHVDELEEDLMGNVIAIKKGEKKGLKVMLASHMDEIGLMIRHIDKKGFLRFTKIGGINDQMLLNQTVTIHSKNGDITGVIGSKPPHVMKAAERKKIIEYDSMFIDIGAFSKEEAEELVSVGDPISFKSEFEEFPNNLIMGKALDNRIGCYIMIETIKRVNTKATVFGVGTVQEEVGLKGAKTSSFKIDPDMAFALDVTIAGDHPGIKEDNSPAKIGEGPAIILADASGRGIITPEKIKNLLISSSKEADIKYQLEVSEGGTTDASAIHLTRDGIPTGVVSVPTRYIHTTVSIASMEDVENTINLLVKAIDSL
- a CDS encoding 4-phosphopantoate--beta-alanine ligase, which encodes MIPKSHPRYESLIQREKIKDAYKEGYLADSGMIAHGRGEAFDYLIGEKTTLSSEKAIKASVATLLLAKNPVISVNGNSTALAAKEIVNLANETNSKIEINLFYRTEERVHIISNIYRNLGYENILGDDSENLKYINNIDSPRATASEEGIYSADLVLVSLEDGDRAEVLVNNGKKVIAIDLNPLSRTAKAVDITIVDNIVRAIPLMIKYAKQLKSKDKSYLKKIVNDFSNAENLKESLDLIEIAKIEE